The following are from one region of the Desulfurispira natronophila genome:
- a CDS encoding SH3 domain-containing C40 family peptidase, protein MSRREYHTFFAFIFVFLGFISGCAHSAPYPYDDIAAIPQELEPFVQNSRFMSESEQLFWENHYREQRLIAWEDNYQYDINRIVWPWTTYTPDRGFGANKKPLSQSWFSRLAQSADLANYPSDKRKAITLRLVHLRNFPTHEPFFRSFDRPGQGFPFDLLQNSTLHPMTPVRISHQSAGGDWLFIESDHAHGWVKPHDVAILSESQAEVLAKAPLLAVVAERTPVRSKHGSYLFTADIGTLLPVKFDASGKKTLLVVDRESQGRARLVKGKVNTHAMSLWPLPAIDSSLSALAQQTIGQTYGWGGLYGGRDCSALVRDLLTPFGRHLPRNSRQQSLAGQLENVSNLQAHQKEQALIERGRPFATLVNFPGHVGLYLGTYDDHAVILHSAWGHRTRNWRGVEGRSVMGQTVVTTLRAGSGLAGHGSAGLVDRMTSYTWIDSQVEVDPELRLR, encoded by the coding sequence ATGTCCCGCCGCGAGTATCATACCTTCTTTGCATTTATCTTTGTTTTTTTGGGCTTTATTAGCGGCTGTGCGCATAGTGCACCTTATCCCTATGACGACATAGCTGCCATTCCTCAAGAGCTGGAGCCCTTTGTGCAGAACTCGCGCTTTATGAGTGAAAGTGAGCAGCTATTCTGGGAAAACCACTATCGTGAGCAGCGACTGATAGCGTGGGAAGATAACTACCAGTATGATATAAATCGAATTGTGTGGCCTTGGACTACCTATACGCCTGATAGGGGGTTTGGTGCTAATAAAAAGCCACTCAGTCAAAGCTGGTTCAGTCGCCTGGCCCAATCAGCTGATTTAGCTAATTATCCCAGTGATAAGCGCAAAGCTATCACTTTGCGCCTGGTTCATCTTCGTAATTTCCCTACCCACGAACCGTTTTTTCGCAGTTTTGATCGTCCAGGTCAGGGTTTCCCCTTTGATTTATTGCAGAACAGCACTCTTCATCCTATGACTCCCGTGCGCATCTCTCACCAGAGTGCTGGTGGCGATTGGCTATTTATAGAAAGTGATCACGCCCATGGCTGGGTTAAACCACATGATGTTGCGATTTTGAGCGAGAGCCAGGCGGAAGTTCTGGCCAAAGCGCCCTTGCTTGCTGTGGTTGCTGAAAGAACTCCTGTAAGGAGTAAGCATGGTAGCTATCTTTTTACAGCAGATATTGGAACGTTGTTGCCTGTTAAATTTGACGCAAGTGGAAAGAAAACCTTATTGGTAGTTGACCGTGAATCGCAAGGTCGGGCGAGACTTGTGAAGGGCAAAGTCAACACGCATGCGATGTCCTTATGGCCCTTGCCTGCTATTGACTCATCTCTTTCCGCCCTGGCTCAGCAGACCATTGGGCAAACGTATGGTTGGGGTGGTCTCTATGGTGGCAGGGACTGCTCTGCCTTGGTGCGCGACTTGCTGACGCCATTTGGGCGGCACCTACCACGCAACTCTCGACAGCAGTCTTTGGCAGGTCAGCTGGAAAATGTTTCGAACCTTCAGGCCCACCAGAAGGAGCAGGCACTGATAGAGAGAGGAAGACCCTTTGCTACTCTTGTAAACTTCCCTGGTCATGTAGGCCTTTATCTTGGAACTTACGATGATCATGCGGTTATTCTCCACAGTGCTTGGGGTCATCGCACACGTAATTGGCGTGGTGTTGAGGGAAGGTCAGTGATGGGTCAGACGGTAGTTACAACTTTACGTGCTGGCTCAGGGCTGGCGGGGCACGGTTCTGCAGGTCTTGTAGATCGCATGACGAGCTACACCTGGATCGACAGCCAGGTAGAGGTAGATCCTGAGTTGCGATTGCGATAA
- the tsaB gene encoding tRNA (adenosine(37)-N6)-threonylcarbamoyltransferase complex dimerization subunit type 1 TsaB translates to MILALDTTGEIFSICLMRSDGSYALKEVDTSRKHGTLLPLVLDQLLLTLEKNATDISQIVLVNGPGSFTGLRVGASFIKGIVVANELPVAVCSRLQAVLAPFHNFPLPVIALCDAKRSQVYCRGLGVTSLADDCVLSVTELAGQLPYEFFLCGTLPADFAPLLQKHRVYNLPWGSTALNAALLLKTNALDTRLKGEVPLHYIRKSQAEEAI, encoded by the coding sequence ATGATATTGGCTTTGGATACTACTGGAGAAATATTCTCCATCTGTCTCATGCGCTCAGATGGAAGCTACGCTCTAAAAGAGGTGGATACGTCGCGAAAGCACGGAACGTTGCTTCCGCTAGTACTGGATCAGTTATTGCTCACTCTGGAGAAAAACGCCACCGACATTTCACAAATAGTCCTGGTTAATGGCCCTGGAAGTTTTACTGGATTGCGGGTGGGAGCTTCCTTTATCAAGGGTATTGTGGTGGCAAATGAGCTTCCAGTAGCGGTCTGCTCTCGCCTTCAGGCTGTACTGGCCCCTTTCCATAACTTTCCGTTGCCTGTCATAGCTCTCTGCGATGCCAAGAGATCTCAGGTCTACTGTCGAGGTTTGGGCGTTACTTCCCTGGCTGACGATTGCGTTTTGAGCGTTACTGAGCTTGCTGGACAACTACCTTATGAGTTTTTTCTTTGCGGCACCCTGCCAGCAGATTTTGCTCCATTGCTCCAGAAACACCGGGTGTATAATCTTCCATGGGGGAGCACAGCACTGAATGCTGCTTTACTGCTTAAGACTAATGCGCTGGATACGAGATTAAAGGGTGAAGTTCCGTTGCATTATATCCGCAAATCCCAGGCTGAGGAAGCTATATGA
- the rimI gene encoding ribosomal protein S18-alanine N-acetyltransferase, which translates to MSDSLQVQLLSLNDLDGIERIERARFSHPWSRDQLESELQHPRILALGAHHHGSLLGYLFAYILPGEAQLNNVAVDPEFSRMGVATLLMNQLESAARAAECQKIVLEVNASNQGAIALYCQCGYQQLGKRKKYYRDGGDALLMEKILG; encoded by the coding sequence ATGAGTGACTCCCTGCAAGTACAGCTTTTGTCACTTAATGATCTTGACGGGATTGAGCGCATCGAACGCGCTCGCTTTAGTCATCCTTGGAGCCGGGATCAACTTGAGAGTGAGCTACAGCACCCGCGTATTTTAGCTTTGGGCGCCCACCACCATGGCTCTCTTTTGGGCTACCTCTTTGCCTACATTCTCCCAGGTGAAGCCCAACTTAATAACGTTGCGGTGGACCCTGAATTTTCCCGTATGGGCGTAGCTACTTTACTAATGAACCAACTCGAGTCAGCAGCTCGTGCCGCGGAGTGTCAAAAAATTGTATTGGAAGTAAACGCTTCCAATCAGGGTGCTATTGCTCTCTACTGTCAGTGTGGCTACCAGCAGTTGGGAAAGCGAAAAAAATATTATCGTGATGGTGGAGATGCCTTGTTGATGGAGAAAATACTGGGTTAG
- the hisJ gene encoding histidinol-phosphatase HisJ produces MQDRHVHSFYCLHGSKRTTEEILRERIAAGAKLVTFTEHAPLPAGFHDPSPLRDSSMSMDTIWEYREEILKLKAEYAGECEVRCGLEVDYIEGYEEPIREFLDQYGQFFEDSLLSVHFLHGTCVDFSHEEFHRLLYEHCEGNLQELYRDYYRAIATAARWDGGPYKPLRFSHLDLVKKFKDQYPIQEAYAHELAIGILPDIVAAGMGIEVNFGGLRKPCREIYPAKPIISAAIELGIVLSYGSDTH; encoded by the coding sequence GTGCAGGATCGTCACGTTCATTCTTTTTACTGTCTGCATGGTAGCAAGCGTACTACCGAAGAGATACTTCGCGAGCGCATAGCTGCCGGGGCAAAGCTGGTTACATTCACTGAGCACGCTCCTTTGCCTGCAGGCTTTCATGACCCTTCGCCACTGAGGGACTCTTCCATGTCAATGGATACAATTTGGGAGTATCGAGAGGAAATTCTTAAACTCAAAGCAGAGTATGCTGGGGAGTGCGAAGTTCGCTGTGGTCTGGAAGTAGATTATATTGAGGGCTATGAGGAACCTATCCGGGAGTTTCTCGATCAGTATGGACAGTTCTTTGAAGACAGCTTGCTTTCGGTGCACTTCCTTCACGGTACTTGTGTGGATTTTTCACATGAGGAGTTTCATCGATTGCTTTATGAGCACTGTGAAGGGAATTTGCAAGAGCTCTACCGAGATTATTATCGCGCTATAGCAACCGCTGCGCGCTGGGATGGGGGACCTTATAAACCTCTTCGCTTTAGCCACCTTGATTTGGTGAAAAAATTTAAGGATCAGTACCCCATACAAGAGGCATATGCTCATGAGCTGGCTATTGGCATTTTGCCAGATATTGTTGCAGCTGGCATGGGAATTGAGGTGAATTTTGGTGGGCTGAGAAAGCCGTGCCGTGAAATATACCCTGCCAAACCAATAATCAGTGCAGCAATTGAGCTGGGCATAGTGCTTTCTTATGGGAGCGATACCCACTGA